AAGAACAGCACAGAACTCAGAGAAACAGAACATAGCAAGTGGCAAAGTAATACGAGGCCTTTTCCTCCCTCTTGCTCACTTGCACAAATACACAACCCTCTCATCCCAGAACCGGCCTTCTTTGGCCTCCATCCTCCAGtggacctgtggtgaactatgtgcctttctggacacgccccctgttgactgctcctgtggctcctcccacaggcccctgtataaaggcgatctgaggcctgacgctcggcctcagtctccaggacatagtatgatggacactcactcctggttccttcttccagtcaataaaagccgatatctcgccttacgtctcagtgtgagttactgatggtgcatcaggacccGTGCACTCACTGGGTCTTTGACCTCCTCAGTGGATTCACAGTTTCACAGATGACTTCTGGACTTGCATTCGACCTTCAGGTTTTGATTTAATGTATTGACCCACAACAAAAGCGCTTAATATCTGTTTTTATGCCAGTTCAGTTCTGCTATTTCTTTACTTAATTCCTTGATGACCCTCCCAGTCATCAGATTTATTACACCTCTTAAGTACTAGCTAATTTCTCTGGCTAGTCATGGCTTGGTCCAATTCTCTTGTAAATGATTTGTTATTAACTGGGATGCtattctttttaaaatatttatttatcaagTTGCTAGTGTTTATCTACAGTCATAGATTTTGATAAATCTTCCCAATCTACTTTAACTGGTCCCTGAGACCTCTCTGGATTTCTGTGTGCTTTAAAGACCACTTTCAGACTTGATTAAATCATTGTTAAAGTCAATATAAAATATAATCAATCTTTCCCAGAGACTATTAAACAATAATCCTGTTTCCTTGCACAGTACTTGTTCTAAAGGGATTCCAAGTAGATCCTTAAAAATACTGATCAAGTATTGAATCCACTTCACAGATGTGAGGACATCAGTTGGGTAGGATGATATAACAGGCCAACTATGTAGCTAGAATAGTCAGCCTATATGGTTTGATTCCCAATAGTAAGGTATTGAAATGGTGAGGTATGTAATGGATGGGCAGTTTAAAAGGAACAATATATTAACAGTAGGCTCTACGTTGACTGGGTTTAGAATCATTGGCACTGGGGCGGCCCAGTAGCCTAGTGGTTAGGACAATACTTTACtgtacaggtgacccgggttcaattccatccgctgcctgtgaggagtctgtacattctcctcagGAACATGtgggtttctctgggtgctctggtttcctcccacagaccagagATGTACCggtgggtaggttaattgatctttgtaaattgtccagtgtttGGGATAAATTGGGGGATTGATGGGAGCCGTGGCTTGAAGGGACagagggcctactctgcactgtatataaaaaaaaatacagtcggccctccttatccgcgggggattggttccaggaccccccgcggataccaaaattcgcggatgctcaagtcccttatttaacatgtatcagtgcggtggtctttaggacccagtggaaccctggactttatttgACATGTCTCCGtatggtggacattaggaccaggcggcgcagctctgaatctgcagtgtttctgttcacaaaaataatcaggatcaccattgaaaataaggtggaagtaataaagcgatcggaaagaggtgaaacgccatcggtcattggaaaagcattaggctacagtcggtcaacgattagaacaattttaatggagcatgtgaaaggccctgccctgatgaatgatacaattattactaaacaacgcagtggttaaattattgaaatacatatgtttcttaagtgttttatatgcatagaaaagtaaaatatgtactatatactaagaaaaacgtttgactaactggcgctgaataataccggatgtacctgttccgacttcagtTCCggcttcaaatctgacttaaaggtggactcaggaatggaacttattcataacccagggactgcctgtactttaaaatcatctctagattacttataatacccaatacaatgtaaatgccatgtaaatagttgttatactgtattgtttagggaataatgacaagaaaaaatcgTCTGTAcgtgctcaagcaacgagtgctggagagagaacttccagttttcccgatctgcggttggttgaatctgcgcatgcagaacccgtggataaggagggccaactgcaataaataaataaataagaatggGTGAACCTCCCATTACTATTGGGTACAGATTGTCTGGATGCAGTTTAGTGTCAGTGCTCAGTGTTAAGTAATCTATGATTTAAACATATATTTGCGTTTTTCAAGCTGAATCTGAGATATTTACGTACACTAGGATCCTGTAGAGTGAGGAatgcaaataattttaaaaacggTTTCTTTAGTATTCACAGGGTAGCATTTGTAACTGAGCCTTAACCTTTGTTTGCGCTCTAGAAGCATACCCACCAAATTACACTGCAAAGAATGATTGCGTTTCTACAAGCAGCATGTCCCAGCTGGACCTTACGGCACCAACAGTGAGTGTCCTTTGGTGTGGACTAATTATTACACCCGGCTGGATACTCGTCACTGGACCTCCGATTATTATTGCAATGTTATTATTCCCAGATTAGAAAAACACATTCAAGATTTAGGTCTTCAAGTGATGTGCAAATATCATTTTCTCTGCTGCTTCCTCTGGACCCCATTCTTGAACCCAATCAGTGTGAAATGAGTTTGCTATTCTAAACTTTGGCTTTGACTCGACTGCTGCCTGGGCTCCAGTGGCTGGGTGAGCGAGGGTTACAGTAATGTGGGCTCTGATTATGGTCTGCATTGCACTTGTGATTGAACGGCTGTAAGGAGGCTGGAGGTGTCTTCAGCATGGGCAAGATGCCCTGGTGCTGTCTTCAGCACCGTGTCTTGCCTGTGCTCTCGCCCACTGCTGAAAGTAACCGGGGGTAGCCTGGACTGATTTCTTTGGGCTTCATTACTGGATTTGTCATTTGAACCTCTTCACCTTCCTCACACTCCACACCAGACACGATGTGACGCTCTTCTCACACCACCCCCAACTTTCCTGTCCGTGAAACGGTGAAGCAGACATCATTCTGGTGCTTGGGAGTCTGCAGATTAGCATTGCTGCATGTGGTGGGTCTCTGTTGATTACTAGTGATTGTTTGACTTGGGTCAGCTGTTTGTAAGATGACTTTTGTTGCATTTAATCAATCCCAGTGGGGGTGATTGAAGAGGGTGGTGTGGTGTGGATGCACTTCAATGAAAGGTGGACAAACAGAAGAAGGTCCAGAGGGCGTAAGTTTGTGAGAAGTGGGAAATTTAAAGGGGAGAGCTTGGGGTTAATTTAATTACAGAGAGTGGTTGATTTCTGGAATGTGCTGTGGGGAAGATATATATgtatttttcttttctctttttttctctctctgcccttctcacaatcactccttgcctgttctccatctccctctggtgcttccctccccctttctttctccctaggcctcctgtcccatgatcctttcccttctccagctctgtatcccttttgccaatcacctttccagatcttagcttcaccccaccccctccagtcttctcctatcatttcagatctcccccttctcctcctgatgcactatcaataactctaggagactgggagtagagtacaaaatgataggcttttattaacagcgagaaagggagcacgaccatgttgaagactgagggaggagcagtgccccaagcaccttggaggagccacagaagcagtcagcagagggacgtgtccagacaggtatatatggTTTACCacacctcccactttcaaatatattactatctcttctttcagttagtcctgacgaagggtctcgggctgaaacgttgactgtacttcttcctatagatgctgtgttccaccagcattttgtgtgtgtataggCAAGATAGAGATTGGATGCAATCGTAAGTGGACAAACAGCGTGTCATGGACACAGTGGGCCAGGGAGCTTGGATCTAGGCTGTACCATTCTGACTCTCTACTGAGAAGAAGGGTGTTTTCTTCACCTGGGAAGGTGAACCTGTGAaattctctaccacagagagcTGTAGACAACCAGGGACTGAGTGTATTAAAGTTTCTAGACTCAGAATGCATCAAGGAAAATGAGAAGAGGGAGGTTTTCATCCAAATACTCAGTCTATTGATGTCCCATTGCAGAATcatagtacagtggattctgtttAATTGGACCATTGGTTAATTGAGGCAGCAGTTTATTTGGGATGACTCTTAACAAAAACTAATAGAAAAATAGTAGGGATTCTCTCCATTTATTTGGGACTCCATTCCATTTAATTAGGACAGACGACTGTCACTGAACATTTTCAAACTAGCGTCAGTCCTGGgcacttgtgtggccgttagTCTCTAccttgcttagagcaaacagtttttaaatagtgtcagttgtgtctgcttgtgtttaaaaagcagtgttttttgtcactgataattgccaaaaaataaacagtaaaacaattcagaaatgttttgctcactggtttcaaacattcaggccaGAAATGGCTGTTGGACATTATGGAGTGAATAGTGTTTAAATGGCGACAATTATGTGTGCTTGTGTAACATCATCCATTTGGTCTGACAGACACAGATTCAATAGTGATTTTTGATTGTTTTGCTTTTTATTGTGACTTTGTACAGGAAGGTAAAGAAGGCAGTCCACTATCTGCACTAGGTTTCTGTGCTGGCTTTGTTCATTTGCACTTTATCAAAAGAACACTGGAGTGATGAATTCTTCtcttgataactattaggaactaatgcacaCTTTGTACTATTATAGTAGTGATCTCGACccgctgagatcttccagcagattgtttattgcAAAATGTTACCCCATTTTCAAGGTGTGTCATTGCTTCTAAATTTCTTTTGGGCACACTGAGATACTgaaaggcattctatacattttttttaaaaaagcctcTCAGTTGGTAGCTGCTGTTGTGCTGTGGAGGAGGGTACCATTGGAATATTGGTTACTGGGATATCAGCTCTACATTGCTCATGCTTGTTGTGTTCGTTAATCAGGGAGAGTGCAGAGCGCACCGGCATGGCAGCATGCAGGGTAGTTCACTGAACTTTATCGATAACTCTGCGTGTGCAGGATGTGAACTATGTGGGAGTGACTAACTGAGTCACGTAGGAATGTATTGACTACCATCACAATGCTGGTGTGTAAGTTGCATTGCTGGCTTGATGATGCTGCTGACACTGATCTTCACCAACCTGCTTAGACCTCTACCCAGCTGCTTCCCCTCGACTGATTGTGGGTGGTTTATAGTAGTTACTTTTTGCCCACTGCTTCAAACTGCAGGTGTCCGCTCTACAAACAACACCCACAGGGAGTTGGTGTCAGGCTCCGCCAGGGGGCCGTCTTTCAGCCGATCTCCCGAGGGGCCTAACTTGTCCAAGTTGTACTCCAGTCTGAGGCAGACAAGCTCTCCAAGAATGCGATATCCTGTGACTGTTGCAAATAGGCAGTATGGTAATCACCTGTTTCCGCTCTTTGTTTAGGTGGTACACCCTATTCCAGACAGAACAGGACGCAGAGGTACATTTCTTGATGCTTGTACTGTGTTTGGATTCAGGAGGGAATGGGGTTGTTCATTCAGCTCTGTGCAATTCTTAAAGCTCCAGGTCTGTGTTCAGGCACAGAAAAGGACTACTAGAGTCCAGATATCTGCCGTACGAGGGATGAGTAAGGATTGTGATGGaatgatctccctgttcctggctGAGGGCGGCCAGGAGGAAGTAGTCCACCTACCCTTCTAAATGTTCATTGCTTCCACCTCAGGGCATGGTGACAGTAGTCTGGAACAATACAAAAGGCACGACAGGTTACTCAAACAGCTCCTCCCAAACCCTTGATCCTTACCACCAAGAGGACGATGGCAGCAGGTGCAGGTGACACCTGGAGATGTAATCAATACTTACTTTTCCACTTTCATTGAAGCTAACTCCCTCCTCGACAACAGTGTGAGGCAACTTCACCAGAAGCACTAGTGTGGCTCAGGCACCTGTTCGTCACACAGTCCTGCTCGCACTCGTTCAACCCGCTGCCTGGCTCGTGCTCCTTCGTGTACTCTATTCCAAAATCACTCTTCACTCACCCTTTCCCACTGCGTGGTTACTGTTGGGGGGCCATGAGCGAGCAACacgcacgaaatgctggaggaactcagcaagctaggtagcacctggtgaagggtctctgcctgttatttccctccatacaagttatctatggaggaaaataaactaatcccatttaccagctcTTGTTGGTAGTCTTTCTATCAGTTGACAATTCAAATACTCATCCAGACATTTCAGAAGTACTGTGAGAGTCCCTATGTTGACCACCATCTCCAATTtaacttacctctcagtgataaaGTTCTTCTGCAATTCCTACCAAAGCTCTTGCCTTAAACCAATGCTCTGGTTTTTGCTGTGAGGAGAAGGAGGTTCTTTCCAACTGTCCTGTCTTTGCTGCTCAttattttgcataatttttttaacaagtcACCCCCCAACATACACAAAGGGAATCCAGCCCAGCCTACTCAGTCCTTGTAATTCTGTTGTCCTCTGTTTGTACTCACTGTGTAGAACCACAATAATCACATGTACCACAAGAGCTGGATCTTGCCCTTCCACCCCCCTCCGCCACTCTAGATAcctgtctggggtgggtgggttgTAGGGGTGCACAGCCATTTGGATTCCTGCTCTTTGTTACTGAGAGAAACCCTGCCTCACCGTACCACCCCataccaccacatccttctgtgTTCCTCCACCCCAGCCACAACTCAGTTGTTTCTTTGTCCACTGTGTGATGGCAGGCTCACCAACCCTTCCAGAAAGGACCTCACACCCATGGACAATTGCAAAGGCCAACATCCTCGGGCAGATGCAGAGGAGATCACCGGCATGCGCACACCTCAGCATCCGGGTCAACAATAACAGTTGATGACCATCAAGTAGTTGACTGGCCATTAAAACAGGCTGTGCTGCTTGTAGGATATCACTGTGCACAGGTCAGCCCCTCTCTTTTACTAACAGCAGTGAATGTGATTGGCTGTGAATAATTCATCGTGATCTTCCTTCCTATCCACTTTCCCTCCTGGCTAGCAGCAAGGATCATCTCCATTCCTGCCTTTTACAGGGCACGTCTTCCCTTGCTatgcctccccctcccctctttgcTTGATAATCCTTTGGCCCATTCAGCGTACACTGGTTCTCTGAGCAACCTCGTCATTTCAATTGccccactttcctggtaacttctctCTCGCATCAGTGACCCCTGATTTCCCCAGCCGCCACCTATACGGAGGGTAATTAACATGGTCCAAGtgaggtgggaggaaaccaaagcacttgGAGAAATGgcttgcagtcacagggagagcctgcaaactccgcacagacagcATCGGACAGAGCTGAGTGTGAGTTGCTGGAGTTGCACCTGTATTAACTGTAGCACTGTCTTGCCCTTGCTCTTCCTTGTGGAATTAATTTCAAATTGATTTGGAAATTGCTTTGGGACAGGTGAGTCTGACTTTGGGCAAAAAATGTGGCCTCATTGTTAGCGTAGCATTTTGGAATTAGTTTCTCATCAGCAACACATTTTGCTTTTCAGGGGAATTATCAAGCCGCACAAAGGGTTCACAGCGAATGGCACCGTATGCCCACCTCACCATAAAGAAACCTATAAAAACATCCTCGGGTACGTGTCATCCAGTCTCAGCACTGTGAGTGTACTGACCTTCCACAGGCCTTTCCACTCACAGATGCCAAGGGAAAAAGAAAACTTCAATGTTTTTGAGTAAACTCTCAGCTTGCTAAAGTGTTTTCTTTCACAGGTTCGGACTAGTGCAAGAATGAGGCTTTCAAAAATAAAAACGGAATGGTGGAAAATCTCAGTGGGTCAGGAAGCATATGTAGAGGAGGAAacggttaacatttcagatcagagaccctttatcagaaccgGGTTACCTGCTGTAGTTTGATACATCACAGGAGGCTCCTTTGTATCTCCTCCCACCCACAAACCAGTCAGACCAGTTTTGTTCCTGTCACCAGTATTTTGGATTAATCACATTAAAAGGAAACAAAGTTCCTAGCATTTTCTCTCCTCTGGGGAATTGCAGGCAGGAGACTCCTTTAACTCTTGGAGCCTCCAGTGGAATTACAGTTGCCTGAGTGATTAAGGCAGAATACCCACTCCTTCCCCTATGCTTTCCTGAGCTGCTGTTCTTATCAATGGACAACTGGAgtttctaaacagggaaaaaaatctttttttcaatgcaatcttcCCAAAATCTTTGTAAgctccaaaaaaaaaagcagagatCTGAGCACATCCAGCACATGTATTCTTTCTGGAATCTTCTGAGGTGGTTTTGAGAAAAGAAATCATTTGCGGGAAAACAAGGCTTTACTCCCAGAATTTAATTTTTCtttattcatttttaaaaagATGTGGGCATCATGGGGAAGGGCAGCATTTATTGCCAGTCCCgaaaggtggtggtggtggtgaggtGCTTCCGGAGGCAGCTCCAGGCTTTAGACCCTGCAGTCGATGCTAGAGAAATGAAGAAGTACAGGCCTGGGAGAAGGCTCTAAAGATTGGATCTTTTGCTTTGAAGGACTTCCAAACTCTGCaggactttgatttttttttaaatttagaattAACACATTTGCCCCAATATTGTTGCTAAATGGCCCTGAATAGTTTTATAACATACAATATAGAACATTAGAGTACGATGCCAACCCttcagccacaatgttgtgctgaactatttatttattctaagatcaatctaacccttctctcctacacaaacctttcatttttctatcatccatgtgcccatgtTTTTTGAAAATGTAcagtatctgcctttaccataaTTCAGgctgtgtgttccacacacccattacactgtgtatttttaaaaaaacaaatcttGCCTGTAATTATCTGAAAATGAtttccccttgtattagccacttcTGCCATGTGTGAAGAGTCTCTGCCTGTccaatcaatctctctctcttgtaCATCTTTATCAAGTCTCAtttcatcctcctccactccaaagaggaaagctcTAGTTCAATTAAGAATTCacggatcaactttattcaccatataagTTTGCACCTAAAAGGAACTTACTGTGTTGTGTTTGTCAGGGCATGGCATACACCAGAAaacacaattataaagaattataaaattAGTGATTAAAGTACCACTCCTCCAAAGAATGCTCTCCAGTCCagttagcatcctggtaaacctgagACGTTATTTACGGCTCGAAACCtttattaaattatttttttcagtGAATCTATTTCTATTCAATAAGGTTGCTATTCAGAAATGTGAGTCATTTTTTCAAATATTTCATTGTTTCTTAATTTCAGAATGACTCAAAGCACTTAATAGACAATGAAGTACTTCTGAAGGATTGGCTGTTGAAATGTTGGAAACTATGAGTGCATAGCAAGCTCCCACAAGAAGCAACATGACAGTATCTTGTTGCTCACTCACTGTTGTTACATTTGGAAGTGCTACCCTGCTCTACCTGCAGTGCCTCTGTTTAATGCTATCTGCAGTTGAAGCTCCAGTTTCAGTGAGGTGCAGCATCAACCTTCAGTTTGGTGCTCAGGATTCTGTAGTGAGAATTTAACTCACAACTGATTGTCCAGAGGCAAGCGTGCTTGTATTTTACCGCCAACACCTCAGTAAGAGTGACTCTGGCCTTCCAGTTGGGTGTGTCATTTCACTTGGCCACCCTGTCTGCACCCTGACCTCTCTATTCCTACACTGTTCGAGAAGCAGCACCTCATCTTCTGACTGGGCATGTTGCAGCCTTCAGGATTCGGAGCTGATTCCAACAGTTTAAGGCAATAGCCTTGTCAGTGTATTCTACATCTGGCCAGACCTGAAGAAAGGTAGCATGTACTGTTAACCCTTTTTTCtcactccatagatgttgctgatcttctgagtatttccagcaagtCCTTCGGTTTCGGGTTTCCTGCAGCTGCTGTTTTGTGTTGTCGGGTTCcagctttgttttgtttttctctccTCCATCCCTGTTCATCTCCCACAGCTTCGACTCCTCCGAAACCTGGCTCACAAACAATGGTGCTTAGCCAAATCGGAgtccggtttaatatcaccagcatatgcccTGAAACTTGTTGTCTTCGTGGCAATACGTGATAGATAAAGAAAAACTAAATACATtttacagtaaatatatgtatattaaatagttaagttagaaATAGTAGTGTAAAAaaggaaataattttaaaacagtgAGGTGGGTTCTGGTTACGGTTTCTTCCAACATCCCACCGTAGTTGGTGGGTGAGTTAGTGCACTGTAGGTGAATCAGCGAGGAGCTGAAGGTTGGGTGAGAGGGAGACTggatctgatgggctgaatggcttccttcCATGTCACAAGAAATGTATAAATGTACCCTGAGAAATGGATCCCTGTGTGTAAACGTGTTCCAAAACTAACATCCTTAAATTAAACACAATccactttttaatttctgatactGAATAAACATGAACTCAACGTAAAGGGCTTTCTCAATAACATTCActcaatttttatttcatttcatcGCATCACCTTGCCTTTTATTATGAAGTTTCCTATGACGATACAGGTTACAGCCACAATGTCATAAAGTTGTACAAGCACAGAAAGTGCCCATTTGGCCCACCACATGTACTGATCCTACTTGGCCATGGTCTGTATTCTTTCCTCTATACGTGccgtctaaatgcctcttaaacatactGATTGTATCTGTTAGCATGTTTCAACCATCAACTAGtctatatttaaaataaaattcaccCCTCTGATTCTCTTTAGAACTCCTTCTGCTCACCCGGACGACGCCCTCTTGTTTTTGTTATACCAGCTATGGTGGGCGGGAGGGAGGGGGGTAAGGATGTTCcctgtaattttatatatttgatTAAGATTTCCTCTCCTTGGGTAAGTACAGCCTATCCAAACCCTCCTCATAACTGAAGTCCTGCAATACAGGCAACGAAATAATGAATGCCCTCTCCAGCCCAACGGCCTCCTTCCTATcgtatggtgaccagaactgtgcccATTaccccaaatgtggcctaactcaTATTATGTGCAGTTGCAACGTACTATCCCATCTTTTAAATTTTATGACCTGACCTATGAAGGCAAACAAGCCATATGCCTTCACCCCTATTGCCCCGATAGAGTAATGTGGCAAAGCAggagggaagagggggtgggagcATCCTCTGTTAAATGAAACCCTTCATTTTCCACACAGGTATCGCGACCAGTTTTCCCGGATTGAAAGGCAAACTCATAACGTCGTGGGAAGAGAAGGTGGGAGTTGCACACCTGAGGGAGATGGGCTACAGCCAAGGGTCACTGCGAATCAACCACCATGGCTTGTACTATATTTACGCACAGATCTTGTTTCGGTATCATGCCGACCATCCCATAAGTACCAGGGAGTACCAGCTGGTTCAGTACGTGTACAGAAAGATAGCCAGATACCCAAAGCCAACTCTCATCCTGCGAGGAGCCAGCACTTGGTGCTCGGGGAACCACA
The sequence above is a segment of the Hypanus sabinus isolate sHypSab1 chromosome 4, sHypSab1.hap1, whole genome shotgun sequence genome. Coding sequences within it:
- the tnfsf11 gene encoding tumor necrosis factor ligand superfamily member 10 isoform X2, with translation MGCGKNVGGISEEFFQCLRLISDFNSGTPNASETEMQVVSESCSQQLQGLKQLVKQVVHPIPDRTGRRGELSSRTKGSQRMAPYAHLTIKKPIKTSSGIATSFPGLKGKLITSWEEKVGVAHLREMGYSQGSLRINHHGLYYIYAQILFRYHADHPISTREYQLVQYVYRKIARYPKPTLILRGASTWCSGNHNLYSVYQGGVFNLQTDDEIFVTVSNISLVDIDEASSYLGAFKLD